The following are encoded together in the Gemmatimonadaceae bacterium genome:
- a CDS encoding polyphenol oxidase family protein, whose translation MSAVPPDVEVVPELAALGFLAYTTTRAFGSLGTGTEEPVRQVMARWQVVTTELEARGVPRLATATQVHGREVITHEGRWRGWLRAPGADGHACPAAPATAVAVTVADCVPVFLAHRSGAMALLHSGWRGTEARIVEAGILALGTMGCPADELVMHLGPAICGGCYEVSPDVHERLTGHRVDRPTPVDLRALIATHAASCGVRSISTSPWCTRCHNGRFFSHRAGDTGRQISLMAPQVSGFA comes from the coding sequence GTGAGCGCGGTGCCGCCGGACGTCGAAGTCGTTCCGGAGCTTGCCGCGCTCGGCTTCCTGGCGTACACGACCACGCGCGCCTTCGGCAGCCTTGGCACCGGCACCGAAGAGCCCGTTCGTCAGGTGATGGCGCGGTGGCAGGTCGTCACCACGGAATTGGAAGCGCGCGGCGTGCCGCGCCTGGCCACCGCCACGCAGGTCCATGGACGCGAGGTGATCACGCACGAGGGCCGCTGGCGGGGGTGGCTGCGCGCCCCGGGGGCGGACGGCCACGCCTGCCCGGCGGCCCCGGCAACCGCCGTCGCTGTCACGGTGGCCGATTGCGTCCCGGTGTTCCTCGCGCACCGGTCGGGCGCCATGGCGCTGCTGCATTCCGGCTGGCGGGGGACGGAGGCGCGAATCGTCGAGGCGGGCATCCTCGCGCTCGGCACCATGGGGTGCCCGGCCGATGAACTGGTCATGCACCTCGGTCCGGCCATCTGTGGCGGCTGTTACGAAGTGAGCCCCGACGTCCATGAGCGGTTGACCGGCCACCGCGTGGACCGCCCCACGCCCGTGGACCTTCGCGCACTCATCGCCACGCACGCGGCATCGTGTGGTGTCCGAAGCATTTCGACGAGCCCCTGGTGCACCCGCTGCCACAACGGACGGTTCTTCTCGCACCGGGCCGGTGACACCGGCCGTCAGATTTCTCTCATGGCGCCGCAGGTCAGCGGCTTCGCTTGA